ATAATGCTAACCAACAGAAAGTATATAATGATTCAGTTCCTGaattaaatgtacaaaatataccTACTAATCCAGGTACATTGCAACGAAATGAACTCCAATTACCACATTATTTAGGACAACAATATCCTTATTTTAACATGAATGCATATTCATTTCCTCAACTCCATCCTTATCCTATTAACAATACAGATAATCAAGAAACAGtaaagaatttattacaaattataaatagtcAAAATGAGCAAATTAAATCTTTACAGCTACAAGTGGATAGATTGTTGAAAatacaagaagaaaatttaaaagaaagaaaaaaatgctCTTGTTCCTTTCAATTACAAAGTGATCAATTCCATACAAACTCTAATAATGTTTTAGGTACTTCTAATTACGTTACTGTGCCTGAAAACACAAAAAGAAATGTCTATCGGAGAGATTCTCCTcaagatagaaaaaaagagaattgtagcaaaaatgaaaatataaatcaaaatgAATTGATATTAACAGATGCACAATCAAAAAAAGCATTTATGCAACAGAAAGTTTCAATTGGTGTAATGACAAGTTTTGAATTCACTGTACAAAATAATCCTTTTACAAtggatattgaaaattatgaaaaaaaagatgGTCAACAAAAgcaagaaaatttaaagatgtgTAACAGTGTTGGTCCTCATGATACTAATGAATCATTAAGAAGATATAAAAACTCCTTTACTCGAATGCCTAGTGCACAATTAGAAAACATAGTTGAAGACTCAGAGAGTTACATGTCATCTAGTCAACAACAAAGTAGTAACTTAAATGCAACTACTTCTACAAAGGATTTAGAGAAACAAGCTTATGTAGATATTCGAAGAGAAACAGATACTCATAGATGTGAATCTccaaaattatgtaaaaatgaaacaagaaaatcagatgaaactgaaaatagaataaaaaaacatttagAAAACTGTACAGTGAAAacaagaaattatgaaaatatgaaaacacCAATGATTCAAAGAAATCATGTATGTGTGGATACTGTAGGTACTGAATATACTGcccaaaaaaataaaaaatttatagcaAATACCTTTACTAATGTAGATCAAGATAAGGAAGCAAATATACAACGAGATAATAGTTCtgtaaaaacaaataattttataaataattctcgTTATCACAATGATTATCAACAAGAAGGGCAGCCTTTTGGATTGAAGCAAAATTCAAATTGCATTGAAGACAGTCTAATTTTAAACAGTGatgatttgaaaataaatgaaaggcCACTTAGTCCAGAACCTAGTATCCATGTTGAAATGCAGGAGTATTCTAGTGATGATGATAGTGAAAATGTTAAACGAAGTTCAAAAGTGGGCTGGACATTTTACAATGATGTTCTTGGACAAGTAAATCAATTATTACAGAACTCTTGTATTATAGATGATCAAcaacaaaaacaaacaaaagtaAATCAAAATGAACGAGATGAAACTGATAATAGAGCAGTATTAGATACTGTAAAAGTAGCTACATTACAGCAACttaaaaaatttggaattaGTTTAAGTGAAAATTCAGAAGCTAAAGAACTGAACAACAGCAACAAGTATGTTTTGCATCTATTAAAAGTTTGTACATAACGAAAATCTTGATTatctatattttgttaatctaagtaattatgtaatttaatcAAGGTAACTTTTATTAcaatctatttattatagttcttactatataaaatacattattcaaattttatgttgTAAAACAAATGATTAACATTACTCTGGATAATTAAGTAttatataattgaattaaatcatatctatattatacataatgaataattctaatgatttatttaaaagaatggCATTCGACTTACCATTTTATCCACGTTTGGATTATCAAACAAACATGACACAAGCTACAAGTGctgtaaatgaaacaaatacaagTATGCATATGAAGGCATTAGCTTTAAAGTATCTAACTGATGAACAACTTGCTGAATTAGCAGTACAAAGGCAAGGTGCATCAGTTAATCATCTCATGGTTAGCAATTTACAAGGAACAAATATGTCTTTTGCCACAATGCGTTATTTACAAAGATATCAATTAGTTCcaggaaaaaataatattcaaacagaaggtaaaaatataaattaaaacaacTTTTAATCAGTGTGTACACAacatacttttaattaaattaggtTATTTATTCTACAGATATTAATGCACTACAAAATGAAATGTCTCCAAAGGCAGACTTAAAGGTTACAAATCCAAGAAATAGTCCAAAACAACGTCTTCCATTTAGTCAAACACCGCGAACAACCTGTCCCAGTAAGATTTTAGACATTTCAGCTTTAAAACAGCAACCTAAACTCTTATAaacaattaacaaattaaaattataattttaatagtccttaaaatttttaactttttgaTTGTTAATCCCTATGCTTTAATCACTACTATTGaaagtttataattatatccatcaattatatttcttgatcaactaaaaatatatgttcgTGTATACAACTAAACACTTCACTATTTGTAAGCAATCAAAGggttaaaaatattcgtattcAAGAGAGGATATCTTTACAGTAtactttacattatttatttcttatttttataataaatataagacaattttttaaaatgaaatattttaagaactATTTGACAATATAAAAGTGTTATATAcagtatttatacaaataattcgTACGATATAACAATTTGTCATAAGACTATCTCTCACAtgaacaatataaataaaaaaaagtaacatTTCTAACTAATAATGTACAAACATTTTTTGCatctttagaaaattaaatacaaatagttttgtcatttaattatatgacttttatgaatgtataattatttaagaaaaatttgtaacaaaatacattgatatatcttttttatatattttgttttagaaagaaataaatacctAGAACTTTCTATTAAACATGTTGATAATTTTTCCAGactacatataaatattttccattggTACACACACACagcaattataattcattcaGTTTTAATGCATAAACACTTgtatcaaaaattaatttgaaatgaacttttgtaataaaataagctTTATTCAAACAACTCGATAATGATAAAATTCCATAACTAAATGACTAATATTGATACCTGCACAAAATGTCATAATATACATTACTAATATTATTGGTAATgttgataatattatatgtgttTTGTGAAGTATTTCCATACCTGAAATAAATgcaaagaatttattaacttttattttccaaattataaTTGCCAagctttttctaattttttagttttacaaaacttaattatttaattgatgTTCAAATGATATAATACTAAATTTATGTACTTACTTGTGTAACCCAAGAATGTTATGTAAATATAGTAACTAATAGCTATTAACCAGATTGTGTTTCCAACAAATCGTGATGAAAATGTATCATAGTTTATAAGACCtagaataataagaaaatacaagaagaaaaatatcaataaaagaacaaattgcaaaatattaatagGAGATAAGTAAATTTACCATTGTACAAAAACAACTgtacgatatgaagtatgactaAAGGTGGAAAAAATGCATTTAAGTGTATGTCAAATGCATAACCCCATTCTACATCTTGGGTTTTGTCAATTCTTAGA
This genomic window from Bombus fervidus isolate BK054 chromosome 5, iyBomFerv1, whole genome shotgun sequence contains:
- the LOC139987622 gene encoding uncharacterized protein, producing the protein MFCGIEDEFEPRITPRPASKLDCFAVPCVPEVSLIFDKPVSCKSTEHAHFCSPSEESKGLRSSHSSPLNVNGSYAAWKEQNYLGKPLSSKVNDCIAPLKEQFNQNYVLHSYLTEGNITNTLNESKRKNYALREDIYNPSHCKQKSSRENNDSPRKYNYEGSESNTLHTDKEQNTKIQCNNKIRHIDSLSAISQVIKPRINADNYKVKEDEYSPLLYERQLAAHNANQQKVYNDSVPELNVQNIPTNPGTLQRNELQLPHYLGQQYPYFNMNAYSFPQLHPYPINNTDNQETVKNLLQIINSQNEQIKSLQLQVDRLLKIQEENLKERKKCSCSFQLQSDQFHTNSNNVLGTSNYVTVPENTKRNVYRRDSPQDRKKENCSKNENINQNELILTDAQSKKAFMQQKVSIGVMTSFEFTVQNNPFTMDIENYEKKDGQQKQENLKMCNSVGPHDTNESLRRYKNSFTRMPSAQLENIVEDSESYMSSSQQQSSNLNATTSTKDLEKQAYVDIRRETDTHRCESPKLCKNETRKSDETENRIKKHLENCTVKTRNYENMKTPMIQRNHVCVDTVGTEYTAQKNKKFIANTFTNVDQDKEANIQRDNSSVKTNNFINNSRYHNDYQQEGQPFGLKQNSNCIEDSLILNSDDLKINERPLSPEPSIHVEMQEYSSDDDSENVKRSSKVGWTFYNDVLGQVNQLLQNSCIIDDQQQKQTKVNQNERDETDNRAVLDTVKVATLQQLKKFGISLSENSEAKELNNSNKMAFDLPFYPRLDYQTNMTQATSAVNETNTSMHMKALALKYLTDEQLAELAVQRQGASVNHLMVSNLQGTNMSFATMRYLQRYQLVPGKNNIQTEDINALQNEMSPKADLKVTNPRNSPKQRLPFSQTPRTTCPSKILDISALKQQPKLL